A window of Vigna unguiculata cultivar IT97K-499-35 chromosome 4, ASM411807v1, whole genome shotgun sequence contains these coding sequences:
- the LOC114182057 gene encoding uncharacterized protein LOC114182057 isoform X1, whose protein sequence is MIFWILGILFDVSYLFVPMVVSFNPSCLTLFHNPHHTAYFSKQARVRCSYGKHMKRGGLGRPPIVPSVLGNSNSEGVSVFVVSDLHTDYAENLKWVECLSNVKRRKDVLLVAGDVAETYSTFVVTMSLLKERFEHVFYVPGNHDLWCRRDGQNYVDSLEKLNKLLDACKRIGVETNPMVIDEIGIIPLFSWYHESFDKEKDITGFRIPSLEMACKDFYACKWPEGLSSGDMSLALHFDAMNDKQTELIKDVQMTCDHIITFSHFVPRQELCPEKRMLFYPKLPKIIGSDSLEDRIRSIHGAEGRKHASSCHVFGHTHFCWDAVLDGIRYVQAPLAYPRERKRRMNGGENWLPFCLYAENKFADRLNPCFWSDYYSANPRTPHNTELAPWVARFYKQTESIDV, encoded by the exons ATGATCTTTTGGATTTTGGGTATTTTGTTCGATGTTTCCTAT CTTTTTGTGCCTATGGTGGTGAGCTTTAACCCTTCATGTCTCACCCTCTTTCACAATCCTCACCACACTGCATATTTCTCTAAACAAGCGAGAGTTAGGTGCAGTTATGGGAAACACATGAAAAGGGGTGGCCTTGGAAGGCCTCCGATAGTGCCTTCAGTTTTGGGGAACAGTAACAGTGAAGGGGTGAGTGTGTTTGTGGTGTCTGACTTGCACACTGACTATGCTGAGAATTTGAAGTGGGTAGAGTGCTTATCTAATGTGAAGCGCAGGAAAGATGTGCTTCTTGTGGCCGGTGATGTGGCTGAGACATATTCCACGTTTGTTGTGACAATGTCTCTTTTGAAAGAGAGGTTTGAACATGTCTTCTATGTTCCCGGAAACCATGATCTTTGGTGCCGCCGTGATGGACAGAATTAT GTTGATTCTCTCGAAAAGCTGAATAAATTGCTTGATGCATGTAAGAGAATTGGAGTGGAGACAAACCCAATGGTTATAGATGAAATAGGAATCATTCCTTTGTTCTCTTGGTACCATGAG AGCTTTGACAAAGAGAAGGACATAACAGGCTTTCGCATCCCGTCTTTGGAGATG GCATGTAAAGACTTCTATGCGTGCAAGTGGCCAGAGGGCCTTTCAAGTGGAGATATGTCCCTCGCTTTACATTTTGATGCCATGAATGATAAACAAACGGAACTGATAAAGGACGTTCAGATGACTTGTGATCACATCATTACCTTTTCCCACTTTGTTCCCAG GCAGGAACTTTGTCCAGAGAAGAGGATGTTATTCTATCCCAAGCTTCCAAAGATAATTGGTTCAGACTCTCTTGAAGATAGAATAAGATCCATACATGGGGCTGAGGGAAGGAAGCATGCGTCTTCTTGTCATGTGTTCGGTCATACTCACTTCTGCTGGGATGCTGTTCTTGATGGTATCAG GTATGTTCAGGCACCCTTAGCTTATCCAAGGGAAAGGAAGAGAAGAATGAATGGAGGTGAAAATTGGCTACCGTTTTGCCTTTATGCTGAAAACAAATTTGCTGATAGACTCAACCCTTGCTTTTGGTCTGATTATTACTCTGCAAACCCCAGGACACCTCATAATACTGAACTTGCCCCTTGGGTTGCCAGATTTTATAAGCAAACAGAAAGCATAGATGTATAG
- the LOC114182057 gene encoding uncharacterized protein LOC114182057 isoform X2, translating into MVVSFNPSCLTLFHNPHHTAYFSKQARVRCSYGKHMKRGGLGRPPIVPSVLGNSNSEGVSVFVVSDLHTDYAENLKWVECLSNVKRRKDVLLVAGDVAETYSTFVVTMSLLKERFEHVFYVPGNHDLWCRRDGQNYVDSLEKLNKLLDACKRIGVETNPMVIDEIGIIPLFSWYHESFDKEKDITGFRIPSLEMACKDFYACKWPEGLSSGDMSLALHFDAMNDKQTELIKDVQMTCDHIITFSHFVPRQELCPEKRMLFYPKLPKIIGSDSLEDRIRSIHGAEGRKHASSCHVFGHTHFCWDAVLDGIRYVQAPLAYPRERKRRMNGGENWLPFCLYAENKFADRLNPCFWSDYYSANPRTPHNTELAPWVARFYKQTESIDV; encoded by the exons ATGGTGGTGAGCTTTAACCCTTCATGTCTCACCCTCTTTCACAATCCTCACCACACTGCATATTTCTCTAAACAAGCGAGAGTTAGGTGCAGTTATGGGAAACACATGAAAAGGGGTGGCCTTGGAAGGCCTCCGATAGTGCCTTCAGTTTTGGGGAACAGTAACAGTGAAGGGGTGAGTGTGTTTGTGGTGTCTGACTTGCACACTGACTATGCTGAGAATTTGAAGTGGGTAGAGTGCTTATCTAATGTGAAGCGCAGGAAAGATGTGCTTCTTGTGGCCGGTGATGTGGCTGAGACATATTCCACGTTTGTTGTGACAATGTCTCTTTTGAAAGAGAGGTTTGAACATGTCTTCTATGTTCCCGGAAACCATGATCTTTGGTGCCGCCGTGATGGACAGAATTAT GTTGATTCTCTCGAAAAGCTGAATAAATTGCTTGATGCATGTAAGAGAATTGGAGTGGAGACAAACCCAATGGTTATAGATGAAATAGGAATCATTCCTTTGTTCTCTTGGTACCATGAG AGCTTTGACAAAGAGAAGGACATAACAGGCTTTCGCATCCCGTCTTTGGAGATG GCATGTAAAGACTTCTATGCGTGCAAGTGGCCAGAGGGCCTTTCAAGTGGAGATATGTCCCTCGCTTTACATTTTGATGCCATGAATGATAAACAAACGGAACTGATAAAGGACGTTCAGATGACTTGTGATCACATCATTACCTTTTCCCACTTTGTTCCCAG GCAGGAACTTTGTCCAGAGAAGAGGATGTTATTCTATCCCAAGCTTCCAAAGATAATTGGTTCAGACTCTCTTGAAGATAGAATAAGATCCATACATGGGGCTGAGGGAAGGAAGCATGCGTCTTCTTGTCATGTGTTCGGTCATACTCACTTCTGCTGGGATGCTGTTCTTGATGGTATCAG GTATGTTCAGGCACCCTTAGCTTATCCAAGGGAAAGGAAGAGAAGAATGAATGGAGGTGAAAATTGGCTACCGTTTTGCCTTTATGCTGAAAACAAATTTGCTGATAGACTCAACCCTTGCTTTTGGTCTGATTATTACTCTGCAAACCCCAGGACACCTCATAATACTGAACTTGCCCCTTGGGTTGCCAGATTTTATAAGCAAACAGAAAGCATAGATGTATAG
- the LOC114182058 gene encoding probable aquaporin TIP-type alpha: MATRRYAFGRADEATHPDSMRATLAEFASTFIFVFAGEGSGLALVKIYQDSAFSAGELLALALAHAFALFAAVSASMHVSGGHVNPAVTFGALIGGRISVVRAVYYWVAQLLGSIVAALVLRLVTNNMRPSGFHVAPGVGVGHMFILEIVMTFGLMYTVYATAIDPKRGAVSNIAPLAIGLIVGANILVGGPFDGACMNPALAFGPSLVGWRWHQHWIFWVGPLIGAALAALVYEYAVIPIEPPPHHHQPLASEDY, from the exons ATGGCAACCCGCAGATATGCTTTTGGAAGGGCTGATGAGGCCACTCATCCTGACTCCATGAGGGCCACTTTGGCTGAATTTGCCTCCACTTTCATCTTTGTCTTTGCTGGAGAAGGCTCTGGCCTTGCTTTGG TTAAGATTTACCAGGATTCAGCTTTCTCAGCCGGTGAACTGTTAGCACTTGCACTTGCCCATGCATTTGCTCTATTTGCTGCTGTATCTGCTAGCATGCATGTATCAGGTGGCCATGTCAACCCAGCTGTGACATTCGGTGCTCTCATTGGGGGGAGAATCTCTGTTGTTCGTGCAGTATACTACTGGGTTGCTCAACTTCTTGGTTCTATAGTGGCTGCTCTTGTGCTCAGGCTTGTCACTAATAACATG AGGCCATCAGGGTTCCACGTGGCACCAGGTGTTGGAGTGGGACACATGTTTATACTTGAGATTGTGATGACATTTGGGCTGATGTATACTGTATATGCTACTGCAATAGATCCCAAAAGGGGTGCTGTTAGCAATATAGCACCCTTGGCAATTGGGCTCATTGTTGGGGCAAACATCCTTGTTGGTGGGCCATTTGATGGAGCCTGCATGAACCCTGCTCTGGCTTTTGGACCTTCCCTAGTGGGCTGGAGATGGCACCAGCACTGGATCTTCTGGGTGGGTCCATTGATTGGGGCTGCACTGGCTGCACTGGTGTATGAATATGCTGTGATCCCAATTGAACCACCCCCACACCACCACCAACCCTTGGCTTCTGAAGATTACTAG
- the LOC114181695 gene encoding probable leucine-rich repeat receptor-like protein kinase At1g68400 has protein sequence MSLAFTISFLYVVLFVSFKSNMVLCVEIEEFFPEERDALILIRDSLNSSVNLHGNWTGPPCINNLSRWIGITCSNWHVVQIVLEGVNLSGFLPPTFLQNITLLSQLDFRNNALFGSLPSLKNLVFLEQALLSFNHFSGSIPVEYVELTSLRVLELQENYLHGQIPPFDQPSLTSFNVSYNHLSGPIPETSVLLRFPESSYGNNSDLCGEPLDKLCPIEPPAPSPAPFSAPPPFAMPPIPAMKPNNRFQAWSIAVIGAAAALILLSLIMLIAFLFRKRQTSGKEVRRNDSAGHVFGAWAKKMVAYAGGSDVSERLGRLEFSNKKLPVFDLDDLLRASAEILGRGNLGITYKATLETGTVVAVKRLNHMNELSKKEFLQQIQLLGQMKHENIAEIISFYYSEEQKLVIYEFTSDGTLFELLHEGRGVGRMPLDWTTRLSIIKDIAKGLLFLHHSLPSQKVPHANLKSSNVLIHQDTKGYHSKLTDYGFLPLLPAKQNAEKLAIRRSPEFVQGKKLTRYADVYCFGIIVLEIVTGKIPGHIIGEIEETTNDLSDWVRTVVNNDWSTDILDLEILAEKEGHDAMLKLTELALECTDMTPEKRPKMSVVLVRIEEIEKMKKEND, from the exons ATGAGCTTGGCCTTTACCATAAGCTTTTTGTATGTGGTCTTGTTTGTGTCATTCAAATCCAACATGGTGTTGTGCGTTGAAATTGAGGAGTTCTTTCCAGAAGAAAGAGATGCTTTGATACTCATAAGGGATTCTTTGAATTCATCTGTGAATTTGCATGGGAATTGGACAGGCCCTCCTTGTATAAACAATCTGAGTAGGTGGATTGGAATCACTTGCTCAAATTGGCATGTTGTTCAAATTGTTCTTGAAGGAGTTAACCTCAGTGGTTTTCTACCTCCCACATTTCTTCAGAACATAACTCTCTTGAGCCAACTTGACTTCCGAAATAATGCACTTTTTGGATCATTGCCAAGCCTCAAGAATCTGGTGTTTTTGGAACAAGCCCTTTTATCCTTCAATCATTTCTCAGGGTCAATTCCTGTGGAGTATGTTGAACTTACCAGTCTAAGAGTGTTGGAGCTGCAAGAGAATTACTTACATGGTCAAATTCCACCCTTTGATCAACCATCATTGACAAGTTTCAATGTGTCATATAATCATCTGTCAGGGCCTATTCCTGAAACTTCTGTGCTGCTGAGGTTCCCAGAGAGTTCTTATGGCAATAATTCAGATCTTTGTGGAGAGCCATTGGATAAGTTATGTCCTATTGAACCTCCTGCACCATCTCCAGCACCATTTTCTGCACCACCTCCTTTTGCTATGCCTCCAATTCCAGCAATGAAGCCAAATAACAGGTTTCAAGCATGGAGTATTGCTGTGATTGGTGCTGCAGCTGCACTGATTCTTCTTTCTCTGATCATGCTCATTGCTTTCTTGTTTCGTAAAAGACAAACAAGTGGAAAAGAAGTAAGAAGAAACGATTCAGCTg GCCATGTTTTTGGGGCATGGGCAAAGAAGATGGTGGCTTATGCTGGGGGCAGTGATGTTTCTGAGAGATTAGGCAGATTGGAATTTTCTAACAAGAAACTGCCAGTTTTTGACTTGGATGATTTATTAAGGGCATCAGCAGAAATTCTGGGAAGAGGGAACTTAGGTATTACGTACAAAGCAACACTTGAAACTGGAACTGTTGTTGCAGTGAAGAGACTTAACCACATGAATGAACTGAGCAAGAAAGAATTTCTCCAGCAGATACAATTACTAGGACAGATGAAGCATGAAAACATAGCAGAAATAATCTCATTTTATTATTCAGAGGAGCAGAAGTTGGTCATATATGAATTCACCTCTGATGGCACTTTGTTTGAACTGCTACATG AGGGTAGAGGAGTTGGAAGAATGCCACTTGATTGGACCACAAGACTTTCTATCATCAAAGACATAGCAAAAggtcttctttttcttcatcattCCTTGCCTTCTCAAAAGGTTCCTCATGCCAACCTCAAATCATCCAATGTTCTAATTCATCAAGATACTAAAGGGTACCATTCCAAGCTCACAGACTATGGTTTCTTGCCTCTACTCCCAGCCAAACAGAATGCAGAAAAACTAGCCATAAGAAGGTCACCAGAATTTGTTCAAGGGAAGAAGCTCACACGCTATGCTGATGTTTATTGCTTTGGCATCATTGTGCTAGAGATTGTAACTGGCAAAATCCCTGGCCATATCATAGGTGAAATTGAGGAAACAACCAATGATCTTTCAGATTGGGTAAGAACTGTGGTGAACAATGATTGGTCCACAGATATATTGGATTTAGAAATACTtgcagaaaaagaagggcaTGATGCAATGTTAAAGCTAACAGAGTTAGCTCTAGAGTGTACTGATATGACACCAGAGAAGAGGCCTAAAATGAGTGTAGTGTTGGTGAGAATAGAAGAgatagagaaaatgaaaaaggagaATGACTAA